The following proteins are co-located in the Tardibacter chloracetimidivorans genome:
- a CDS encoding DNA cytosine methyltransferase, which produces MTGLIVDNFAGGGGASTGIETGLGRAVDVAINHDEAAVAVHAANHPSTRHYCQSIFSVDPLDATGGAPVLLAWFSPDCKHHSKAKGGKPRDKNIRDMAWVVPHWIERLQRSTPIGAGAPQVIMLENVEEFRQWGPLDAEGKPIRERQGEEFNLWVRRIKRLGYKVQHRELRACDFGAPTSRKRLFLIARRDGLPITWPKPTHGHPESREVKRGKLLPWRTAAECIDWSIPCASIFDRKRPLKDATCRRIAAGVMRYVVNSAKPFIVPLTHHGGPGRVYDVDAPLSTVTGAHRGEMAAVSPGIVPITHTKNGATAHSIEEPLRTITTAKGGELAVTAANLIKLRRHSEGEDVEAPLGAITAGGLHHGVAKVVLAPHVMTNRNSAKPYTAADEPTHTITAGGAHQNMVAATLVQAGYGERKGQAPRALDIEKPLGTVVAGGGKHAAVAAFLAQHNTGVVGRAADRPLSTIVHRGTQQQIVQTTLVEADALPPEMMDRAVKVAAFLVKYYGSEVGQHQAVDQPIDVITAKPRFAVVTVTIDAVTFVLVDIGMRMLTPRELANAQGFPRDYVLDPVCWYLTEKGNRKYGRLPITHQIAKIGNSVCPDMAAALVRANFPAMASASGGPGDDGDAAKVAA; this is translated from the coding sequence GTGACCGGCCTGATCGTCGACAATTTCGCGGGCGGGGGCGGGGCTTCCACCGGGATCGAGACGGGGCTTGGCCGCGCGGTCGACGTCGCCATCAACCATGACGAAGCGGCGGTCGCGGTGCATGCGGCGAACCATCCGTCGACGCGCCATTACTGCCAGTCGATCTTTTCCGTCGATCCGCTCGACGCGACCGGCGGCGCGCCGGTGCTGCTCGCCTGGTTCTCGCCCGACTGCAAGCATCACAGCAAGGCCAAGGGCGGAAAGCCGCGCGACAAGAACATCCGCGACATGGCCTGGGTGGTGCCGCACTGGATCGAGCGGCTGCAGCGATCTACGCCGATCGGCGCTGGCGCGCCGCAGGTCATCATGCTGGAGAATGTCGAGGAATTCCGCCAGTGGGGGCCGCTCGACGCCGAGGGCAAGCCGATCAGGGAACGGCAGGGCGAGGAATTCAACCTGTGGGTGCGCCGCATCAAGCGGCTTGGATACAAGGTGCAGCACCGCGAGCTTCGCGCCTGCGATTTCGGCGCGCCCACCTCGCGCAAGCGGCTGTTCCTGATCGCGCGCCGCGACGGCTTGCCGATCACATGGCCGAAGCCGACGCATGGCCATCCCGAATCCCGCGAGGTGAAGCGCGGCAAGCTGCTGCCATGGCGGACGGCCGCCGAGTGCATCGACTGGTCGATCCCGTGCGCGTCGATCTTCGACCGCAAGCGTCCGCTGAAGGATGCGACCTGCCGCCGCATCGCCGCAGGCGTGATGCGCTATGTCGTCAACAGCGCCAAGCCGTTCATCGTGCCGCTGACGCATCATGGCGGACCGGGCCGGGTATATGACGTGGACGCGCCGCTGTCGACGGTGACGGGGGCGCATCGGGGCGAGATGGCAGCTGTTTCCCCCGGGATCGTGCCGATCACCCACACGAAGAACGGCGCGACGGCGCATTCGATCGAAGAGCCGTTGCGGACGATCACGACGGCCAAGGGTGGCGAACTGGCGGTCACGGCGGCGAACCTGATCAAGCTGCGCCGCCATAGCGAAGGCGAGGATGTGGAAGCGCCGCTGGGCGCGATCACGGCGGGCGGCCTTCATCATGGCGTGGCGAAGGTGGTGCTGGCACCGCACGTTATGACAAACCGCAATTCGGCCAAGCCCTACACGGCCGCCGATGAGCCGACCCACACGATCACCGCAGGCGGCGCGCACCAGAATATGGTGGCGGCGACGCTGGTGCAGGCGGGCTATGGCGAGCGCAAGGGGCAGGCACCGCGCGCGCTCGATATCGAGAAGCCGCTCGGGACCGTGGTGGCGGGCGGGGGCAAGCATGCCGCCGTCGCCGCATTCCTCGCGCAGCACAACACCGGCGTCGTCGGCCGCGCCGCCGATCGGCCGCTGTCGACGATCGTTCATCGGGGAACGCAGCAGCAGATTGTCCAGACGACATTGGTGGAAGCCGATGCGCTGCCGCCGGAGATGATGGACCGGGCGGTGAAGGTCGCGGCCTTCCTGGTCAAATATTACGGCTCGGAAGTCGGCCAGCACCAGGCGGTCGATCAACCGATCGATGTCATCACCGCCAAGCCGCGATTTGCCGTGGTGACGGTTACGATCGATGCCGTCACATTCGTGCTGGTCGATATCGGCATGCGGATGCTGACGCCGCGCGAGCTGGCGAACGCGCAGGGATTTCCGCGCGATTACGTGCTCGATCCGGTCTGCTGGTATCTGACCGAAAAGGGCAACCGCAAATATGGGCGGCTGCCGATCACCCACCAGATCGCGAAGATCGGCAACAGCGTGTGCCCGGACATGGCGGCGGCGCTGGTGCGTGCGAATTTCCCGGCGATGGCCTCCGCCAGCGGAGGGCCTGGGGACGACGGTGATGCGGCCAAGGTGGCGGCATGA
- a CDS encoding DUF2303 family protein, with the protein MTDSSIIPPERTGDVIRAVREVVEQYYEPRIEVVKDATGEEIPVLVTGQQQNVKLFSPQDFDPFREKPLRRSGTAVLTALESFVGHVNRFKDEDSIIFASDDRAAPSLTAVIDYHRQGHEGDPRFGKHRAHFAFPLSDEWQAWQEADKAPMSMIEFAAFLEDRVIDVLQLIPGEDELNREQQMFVDATGGAVATPSQLIAMSLSLKVNEKATVNEVRNLSTGEGEVQFTSTHDTAIAGDRVRVPTVFIIGIPVFRNGAFYRVLARLRYRQMQGQLKFWYELWRTDRVFDHAFKEACEQVRVETELPLLLGKAE; encoded by the coding sequence ATGACCGACAGTTCAATTATTCCGCCCGAGCGCACCGGAGACGTGATCCGCGCTGTGCGTGAAGTCGTGGAACAGTATTATGAACCGCGCATCGAAGTCGTGAAGGATGCGACCGGCGAGGAAATACCGGTGCTGGTCACCGGGCAGCAGCAAAACGTCAAGCTGTTCAGCCCGCAGGACTTCGACCCGTTCCGCGAAAAGCCGCTCAGGCGCAGCGGCACGGCGGTGCTGACCGCGCTGGAAAGCTTTGTCGGTCACGTCAACCGCTTCAAGGATGAAGACTCGATCATCTTCGCCAGCGACGATCGCGCCGCGCCCAGCCTGACGGCGGTGATCGACTATCACCGGCAGGGGCATGAGGGCGACCCGCGCTTTGGCAAGCACCGGGCGCATTTCGCCTTTCCGCTCTCCGACGAATGGCAGGCTTGGCAGGAGGCCGACAAGGCACCGATGTCGATGATCGAATTCGCGGCGTTTCTGGAAGACCGGGTGATCGACGTGCTGCAGCTGATCCCCGGCGAGGATGAGCTGAACCGCGAACAGCAGATGTTCGTCGACGCGACGGGCGGGGCGGTCGCAACGCCATCGCAGCTGATCGCCATGTCGCTGAGCCTGAAGGTGAACGAGAAGGCGACCGTCAACGAAGTGCGCAACCTGTCGACCGGCGAAGGCGAGGTGCAGTTCACCAGCACGCATGACACGGCGATCGCAGGCGACCGCGTGCGCGTGCCGACGGTGTTCATCATCGGCATTCCGGTTTTCCGGAACGGCGCGTTCTATCGGGTGCTGGCGCGGCTGCGCTATCGCCAGATGCAGGGGCAGCTGAAGTTCTGGTACGAGCTGTGGCGCACCGACCGCGTGTTCGACCATGCCTTCAAGGAAGCGTGCGAGCAGGTGCGGGTGGAGACCGAACTGCCGCTGCTGCTCGGCAAGGCCGAATAA